From the genome of Streptomyces sp. S4.7:
TTCACCCGGAGTCACATCGAGGCCAAAACCCTGATGATATGCCCCATTTAAGGGGGATTAACAGGGGCATTTCTACCGGTGGGCGACTCTTTCGGTTCCGAACACCCCCACTTGCGCCGGAGGTTTTACTCAACGCATTGTGCGGAGCTAGGGTTAATCAGATGTCCCACGCTCCGCACGGATATGAGAGGGCCCGACTCCCCCGCACGCGGGAGTTGGATCCCGTCCCCCCGACAGCGCAGACCACATCGGCCACTGTGGCCGAAACCCCTGTACGGACCCCTCAGGATTCCGCGAAGTCGACGCCCCCCACGGCCAAGACGTCCACGAAGCGAGACGCGTTCTTCGACAACGCGAAGTACCTGGCCATCGTGCTGGTGGCGATCGGCCACGCCTGGGAGCCGGTCATGGAGGGCAGCCGGGCGACGAAGGCGCTCTACATGGTCGTCTACTCGTTCCACATGCCGGCCTTCATCATCATCTCCGGCTACTTCTCCAGAAGTTACACCGGCCGCCCGCACCAGATCAGACGTCTGCTGACCGGGATCGCCGTCCCCTACATCGTCTTCGAGGTGGCCTACTCGCTGTTCAAGCGGGTCACGAACGACCCCGGCCACCCGATCAGTCTGCTCGACCCCTGGTATCTCACCTGGTTCCTGGCCGCGTTGTTCATCTGGCGGCTGACCACCCCCATCTGGCTGACGCTGCGCCATCCCCTGCCGGTCGCCCTCGGTATCGCCGCGCTCGCCTCCTTCACGCCGAACATCGGCGAGGACCTCAACCTCCAGCGCGTACTGCAGTTCCTGCCGCTCTTCGTCCTGGGGCTCGTCCTCAAGCCCGAGCACTTCCAGCTGGTCCGCCGCCGTGAGGTCCGGCTGCTGGCCGTGCCCGTCTTCGCGGGTGCGGTCGTCTTCGCGTACTGGGCGGCCGTCCGGATGGAGAACGCGTGGTTCTACCACAACAGCGCGGCGCAGGATCAGGGGGCGCCGTGGTGGATCGGCGTCGTCATGACCTTCGCGCTGTTCGGCAGCTCGGTGGTGCTGACGGCCGCGTTCCTGTCCTGGGTACCGCGCCGCAGGATGTGGTTCACGGCGCTCGGCGCCGGCACGATCTGCGGCTATCTGCTGCACGGCTTCCTGGTCAAGGGAGCGGTGTACAGCGGGATCTTCGACACGAACGTGTGGCTGACCGCACCGGCCGGGCGCGTCTTCCTCACGCTGCTCGCGGGCGTCGCGATGACGCTGCTGTGCACGCCGCCGGTACGCCGGCTCTTCCGCTTCGCGACGGAGCCGGAGATGAAGTGGGCCTTCCGGCGGGACCCGGCGCAGGACGCGGCGTCACGGGCGGGGCAGGCCAAGTAGCCGCCGTACCTCCGCGTATTTCTCGGTGAGCCTGGTCCGGGTCGCCTCGTCCAGTACGGCGAGGCGGCCCGGATCCGCGTTGTGCGCCAGGTCCGCCTCCTTGACGAGCAGCGCGCCCGGGGTGGCGAGGATGCGGCGGGTGTAGGCGACGGTGTCCTCGCCCTCGGCCTTCGTCACGGCGAGGACCATCTCCTTGACCGACGGCGGCAGCGCCGCGGCGTCGAGCCATGCGCGGGACAGCGCGTCGTCCTCGACCGAGTCGTGCAGCCACGCGGCGGCGATCTGCTCGT
Proteins encoded in this window:
- a CDS encoding acyltransferase family protein, which produces MSHAPHGYERARLPRTRELDPVPPTAQTTSATVAETPVRTPQDSAKSTPPTAKTSTKRDAFFDNAKYLAIVLVAIGHAWEPVMEGSRATKALYMVVYSFHMPAFIIISGYFSRSYTGRPHQIRRLLTGIAVPYIVFEVAYSLFKRVTNDPGHPISLLDPWYLTWFLAALFIWRLTTPIWLTLRHPLPVALGIAALASFTPNIGEDLNLQRVLQFLPLFVLGLVLKPEHFQLVRRREVRLLAVPVFAGAVVFAYWAAVRMENAWFYHNSAAQDQGAPWWIGVVMTFALFGSSVVLTAAFLSWVPRRRMWFTALGAGTICGYLLHGFLVKGAVYSGIFDTNVWLTAPAGRVFLTLLAGVAMTLLCTPPVRRLFRFATEPEMKWAFRRDPAQDAASRAGQAK
- a CDS encoding HD domain-containing protein — its product is MTYLSLADVEFIAREAHAGQRDKAGRPYAEHLRAVADGVRARGGSDEQIAAAWLHDSVEDDALSRAWLDAAALPPSVKEMVLAVTKAEGEDTVAYTRRILATPGALLVKEADLAHNADPGRLAVLDEATRTRLTEKYAEVRRLLGLPRP